ACAAAAGAATTAACTTGGCGACGTGCCATCACCACAGAACTGCTCAAGAAGCCAGAAGATGGGAATTTATCTGTTGTTCTCAACTCCATATAATTCAATACGGTTCAGTTAAGGATTTTTGGTATTGATTTTAGGTCTGTAGAGACGTTGCAATGCAACGTCTCTACAAAGGATTTCGGGCTTAACTGAACTGTATGGCCATATAATTCCAAAATAGCGAAAAAGGGAAAGGTTTTATTATCCCTTTCCCTTTAATTTGAGTGGAGTTTAAGCTTTAACGCCTTATGTGAATTAAAAATGCCCTACCGATAGCAAGGGTTTCAGGCTGTGGTTTAGCCAAGATGTTTAGCTATGTTGACGTATTTACGCCTTTCCAGACTCCAACTCACATAAGCCGTCTTTAATTACGAATTACAAATTATTCAACTATGCAGGGTTTGGTTGAGTTCGGCTTTGAAGCAGCTGGATAATTGCAGCTTTTTCTAAAATTCCAACTAGAACGCCGTTCTCACGAATTACAGGAAGCACAGATAGCTTTTGTTCTTCGAGTAACTGTATGACTTCTAGCAGAGGTTGATCAGATTGGACTGTGGTAGATTCGGTAATTGGTCGCATGACTTCTTTTACTTGAGTTTCTGACCACAGTGCTGTTGGGACAGTTCGTAAATTATCAACTGCGATCGCACCTACTAATTGTCCATCATCATCAGTCACTAAAAACCGATGCCAGTTTTGTCCACTGATGACTCGCTCATCGGCAAACTCTCTCAGGCTAAGATTACCAGATACTATGGGGCTGTCATGAGTTACAGCATCTTCAGCAGTCAAACCTGTGAGTTTTTCTTGCACTCTGGCAAATTGAGCCGCATTACCAGCATTTTGTAACAAGAAGAAGCCAATTAACAAGTTCCAGAAGTTATCGGCGTTGCCAAAGAATACTAGGGGAAGTACACCTGAAAGAATTGCTACCCAACCAAAGATTTGTCCAACTCGACTAGCAAAGGTTACACCTTTATAAGGATTGCCTGTAACTTTCCAAACGATAGCTTTCAGTATATTTCCGCCATCTAATGGCAAACCAGGAATCAGGTTAAATAGGGCTAACGCCAAGTTAACAGAAGCTAGAACACCAAGAATTGCTGCTAACGGGCCTGATGCAGTAGTAGTAATACCAATAGCTGTAACGATACCGCAGAGTAGTAAGCTAACTATTGGCCCGGCGATCGCTACCCAGAAAGCCTCACCTGGGGTTTTTGACTCTTTTTCTAAGCTAGCTAAACCGCCAAATATAAACAGAGTGATGGATTTGACATCAATTCCTTGACGAATCGCAACAAAACTGTGGCCTAATTCATGGGCGACGACAGAGGCAAATAACATCAGCGCTGTCATCAATCCCAGTAGCAAAGCTAATCCCGCAGATAATTGGGGAAATTGTGCCGCCAGTCCACTGCTATAGCTCCAAGTTACCAAACCCAGAACTAAAAACCATGACGGATGGATATAGAAGGGAATTCCGAAGAGATTACCAACGCGAATTGTGCCATTCATGTCGTTCACCTTTGATTTCAGCTTCGAGAGGTTTGTTTTCGTCCTTCTCGATATCTTGATTGTAACGAAAGGTTAAGAGATTTTAATCTTCGTGGCGGTAGTGGTGTCCGTCTGTAAAGGTGCGGTTATTGGTATTATTTGCGAATAATAGCTCACTACTTCTCTATAGCTACATCAGGTAGACGACTCCACTCATTCCAAGAGCCATCGTAATTGCGAACGTTCGGATAACCTAATAAATACTTCAACACAAACCAGATATATCCAGAACGCGCACCGATAGTACAGTAGGGAAAAACTTCCTTATCAGCCGTAATGCCCTTACTGGTATAAAGATTTTTCAATTCGTCGAATGATTTAAAAGTTCCATCCTCATTCAGAGTTAAGGTATGCTCAAGATGCACTGCACCTGGAATATGACCAGTAAGTTGACCTTCTTTTGGTGGCTGATCGAAAAACCACTCACCACAGTATTCTTGAATTGTTCGGACATCTAACAACACGCGTAGGCGTAGCCCGTCGTAGACATCGCTTCTACCAATCGATGCCTGAACTTCATTATGTAATACTCGCAGATGAGGATCAGTAGCTCTGGCACGGTAATCAGTAGCAGGAAACGTGGATAACTCAGTTGCTAGTGGACGATCTTCTGACTTCCATTTCTGGTAGCCACCATTGAGAACTTTTACATTTTCATGCCCAAAGACTTGCAAAAGCCAGAAAATCCAGGCTCCAGTTCCAGGATAACTGCCATAAGCAATTACTGTTGTGTTGTTTGTGATACCTGAACGTGCCATCAGCCTCTCAAAAGCGATCGCATCCAAATTCAGTTTCAAATCGGGCAATAGTAAGTCTGTAAAGATGTTCCAGAAGACAGCACCAGGGATGTGAGCATTTTTGTACGGTTCTGGACTCATATTCACTTCAATAATGCGGACGTTTGGATCGTTGAGATGATTTTCCAGCCATTGGGTATCAACAAGAACGGATGGATCAGCATATTGAGACATTTTTATTTCTCCTGTAATAGCGCTAAAAGAATTGAAACTTACCTATTGAGTCTTGGTTATGGTTGGGAAATACAATCTGCGATGTCCGATGAACTAGGGTTGTGGAAACAGAAAATAAAGAAAAGCCGATGAGTGGATGAAAGACAGCTAAAGGAAAAGAAGTCTTCAAGTGAATTGTGAGAAATTGCAGTCCCAGCAAAACTGGGATGCTTGCTGTCAGGCTCTGAACTCTTGAAGGAAACGGCATCGAAAACACCCATATCAACAAAATTATTGAGAGTCCGCTATATCCTCGCACGAGCAAAATATGTAGGTTCCACCAATCAGAGTTGTAAAAGTAAGCCAGTCCAACACTGAATACCTGGGTTGCTAAACAGAGATTGAAAAACACTACTGCGATAAAAAAACTGATTTGAATCCAGCGCCCGGATATCTGTGTATCATCAATGGCAGAATTTAGAGTCATGCTTAAGTAATCCAAAAAAAGCAAATAAGGGAAAAGACTTGATGTGACTAAAGCTAAGATAGGTCTGGTTGCTATACTGCGCCTAGACCTCGAAAGTGTACAATTTGCCAATCATGATTGCTTTACAAGCTCTATTTCATGCAATTGCTCAAGCTGAAGACGAAGAGGCGTTGCGATCGCACATCCGCGCAGAAATGAGTGAATATTTTTCAGCTACCCGATGTGGGCTGTTTTTCTTTGCTCAAATCCCTCTAGCTAACAGCAAGCTCCAAAAAGCAGTGGAAATTGCACTATCACCCCAACACAACCCAGTTGCACGTTACTTGCTAGAACACCATGCCCCTGTTCATGAAGGTTTAGTTGTAGAACCTAAGACGTGGAGGTTGATTTGTCCTCGTGCCGATCACTGGCACGTCATGGCAGGGCCAATTGTCAGCAATGGTCATTTAGTAGGCGTGGTAGGTTTTACTCGTCAGCAAGGAATGCCTACATTTGACTCACAAAATCTTATAGATTTGAGTGCGCTTTGTCTGCACATTTCTACTTGGGTGGCAAGGGTAAAATCGCAACATCCACTACTATTACAGACAGAGCGTTTAACGCCTCGTGAAATGCAAATTGCTCAGTTGGTGGCTCAAGGACAAACCAATGCAGAAATTAGTGCTGAACTTTGGATTACTGAAAACTCTGTCAAGCAAGCCTTAAAAAGGATGTTTCGCAAGCTTGAGGTTTCATCTCGAACTCAGATGGTTGCAAAGCTTTCCACAATTTCAAAATAGTCATCTTCAAGTATGTTAAGTAGGGCTTGCTGAAAAAAAAGAAAAGGTTGCAGTCTCTAGATTCTCAGACCAAAGAAGTATATTCAGGTGCAAGACAAGAAGGTAAAATAGCCCAAAATCCTTGCATCACAGTGGTTCGTCGCAGCATAGTGTATCATTATTAACTATGTACTGAAAAGAAGAATCAACTCCAATTCCAGCAGAAAGTTTTGAGCTTCCATTTGAGGGAAAGTTATCATCAGATAATCGTTGGGTAATTATGGCCGATTTAATACCCTGGACAGAATTTGAGTCGGAATATTCTGCCGGATTCTCCGCAGAGATAGGGGCACCAGCAAAGTCATTTCGGATGGCGTTAGGTGCATTAATAATTAAAGAGAAACTAGGTATAAGCGACAGGGAAACAGTAGAGCAAATCAAGGAGAATCCTTATTTACAGTACTTTATAGGGATGTCATCTTATAGTAACAAAACTCCATTTGACGCATCCATGTTAGTACATTTTCGAGAAAGAATCAGTGCAGAACTAGTCAATAATGTGAATCAAGAAATGGTTAAGAAGATGCTAGAGTTAGCATCTTCTATTGACACCGAAAAAAAAACAGAAGACGCTCGCGAACTCGCTAACGCTGCGCTATCGACAGAAAAAGCAGCAGAACAAGGTAATACGCTAAGAAATCGAGGGAAATTAATATTAGATGCGACTTGTGTGCCTAGTGATATCAGCTATCCAACAGATTTAAACCTATTAAATCAAGCGAGAAAACAGACAGAAAGAATAATTGACTTGCTTTATGAACAGATAAAGGGAATATTAGAGAAAAAACCAAGGACTTACCGAGAAATAGCTAGGAAAGACTACTTAGAAGTAGCTAAAAAACGTCGTGTATCTCAAAAAGAGAGGAGAAAAGCGATTAAAAAACAACTCCAATATATTAAAAGAAACTTATCCTATATTGACCAGCTAATTGTAGCAGGAGCATCTCTAAAAAGTTTAACTAATAGACAATATAAGATGTTGCTGGTAGTCGCAGAAGTATATCGTCAACAACTATGGCTGTATGAAAATAAAAAGCAGAGCATTGATGACCGTATTGTAAGTTTAAGCCAACCACATATCCGTCCAATTGTCCGAGGAAAAGCGGGTAAAGCCGTGGAATTTGGCGCTAAACTATCTGCTAGTTACTTTGATGGATATGCATTTTTAGACCATATTAGATGGGATAACTTTAATGAATCAGGAGACTTAAAAACACAAATAGAATCCTTTAAAAACTACACTGGATATTATCCAGAATCTGTTCATGTTGATAAAATTTATCGCAAAGCGAGAAAACCGATCTTGGTGCAAAGAAAGAGGTATTAGAATCAGTGGAGTTCCTTTAGGAAGACCGCCAAAAAATGTGAGTAAAGAAAAAAAGAAGCAAGCTTTACAAGATGAGAGGATTCGTAATTGTATTGAAGGCAAATTTGGACAAGCTAAAAGAAGATTTAGCTTGAGTAGAGTAATGGCGAAACTTCCTCATACAACTCTAACTGTGATTGCTATTACTTTTTTAGTCATGAATCTTTCTACTCACCTGTCACGGTTTTTTTGTGCCTTTTTATGTCTATTTTGGAAAAATAGACATTTTTTAGCGATTGACATAACCAAGCATTATGATTTTGCTAGCTATAGGCAACAAAAACTTATCTTTAACCTTGCTTAAATAACTAGTCAACCCAAAAGAATTGCTTTTTTATGACTTTTTCAGCAAGCCCTAAGTAGACGTAGTTAGGTTAATACTCAAGGTTTCAAGTTGTTGGTTTATCCAAGTAATTGCGATCGCTCCATCAGTCTCAATCGCCCGTTATACTTCTGTTTTAGCAATTTCCAGCAGTTGTTTATATATCCCTTTCTTCATCATTGATTGTCTGTTGCTCATATTCTGCAATGATGCTCTGAATATCCTTTGCTGCAATATCAACTTGTTCTGATTTGGTATAAACAGTAAGCAGAATGATTCCAGTTGCTGTTTTGACGTAATAAATAAGACGATAGCCACCACTTTTACCTTTTTGAGCGTCGCTATTTCGGACTCTCAACTTGAAGATTGCATAACTAACACCAGGTATTTGATCTCCTGGCAACTCTCCTTGCTGAAGTTGTTCGATAACAGGTTGTATATCATTCCGAATACTGCGATATTTCTTAGCAAGAGTGCGTAGATTTCGGTTGAAGGTTGCAGAAGCCTCAACTTGAATAAAAGGCTGATCAGTCATCTTTAAGACCTTCCCAAAGTTGAGCAACGGGAATTGTTTGTCCAGTCATGGCTTCCTGCCAAGCTTGCCGAAAATCTGCTAAAACTTCTGTCTGAGATGTCTCATCTGGGGTTTCTTCATCTGGAATTAAAACAATGACTTCTACACGGCTATTTTTATCTATTGTGAGAGGATGATCTAAGGTTAGTTGTCCCTCCTCATTGATCGTTGCCATGACTTTAAGTGCTTTCATTGCTACTCCAGTATGTTAAGTGGTTGTGATTAGGTTAATGACCAAGGTTAGATTCAAGGTTTCAAGTTGTTGGATTATCCAAGTTGTGGCTGTCGCTTCATCAGGTGCGATCGCCCGTTCTACTCCTGTTTTAGCCATTCAACTCAAACGTTTGAAAAGTCGATATTTTCGTAAAGTTCTGCAATTTGAATTTGCAACTCAAAGGTATTCAAAGAAAGGGTGACAGTTGGATCGTCGTATTCTGAAAATAGCCACTGATGAGCGGCTGTTTTGACATGATGCTCAACGTGTATGCGATATTGATCGATCAGCAAATATTCTTGAAAGGTAGGAATTTGACGATAGGCAACAAATTTATCACCACGGTCATAGTTTTGGGTGGACTTAGACAACACTTCAGCGATAAAGCAAGGGTTCACCACGGTATCTTTGCGTCCAGTTTGAAGTTCTAAGGGTTTGGGCAGAACCATCGCATCAGGGTAAGTATAGAGATTTGCATCGGGAATCCAGAGTCGTTGATCCAGGATAAATACACGATAGGGCTTTCCCCGCAATGCTGCTTTCAGGATAGCCACAAGGTTGCTGGTAATATCATTATGGTCTGGGGTTCCACCAGTCATTGGAATAATTTCTCCATCACGGTATTCGTTGCGGATGTCTGAGGCGATTTCAAGTTCTAAATACTCTTCAACGGTGTAGTGTTTTGTCTCAGGTTGAGCAATCATGTCAGTTTTACCCCCAAGGCTTCAAGTTGCTGGTTTATCCAAATTGTAGCTGTCGCTTCATCGGTTTCTATTGCCCGTTCTACTCCTGTTTTA
The Nostoc punctiforme PCC 73102 genome window above contains:
- a CDS encoding IS5 family transposase (programmed frameshift), whose protein sequence is MPAESFELPFEGKLSSDNRWVIMADLIPWTEFESEYSAGFSAEIGAPAKSFRMALGALIIKEKLGISDRETVEQIKENPYLQYFIGMSSYSNKTPFDASMLVHFRERISAELVNNVNQEMVKKMLELASSIDTEKKTEDARELANAALSTEKAAEQGNTLRNRGKLILDATCVPSDISYPTDLNLLNQARKQTERIIDLLYEQIKGILEKKPRTYREIARKDYLEVAKKRRVSQKERRKAIKKQLQYIKRNLSYIDQLIVAGASLKSLTNRQYKMLLVVAEVYRQQLWLYENKKQSIDDRIVSLSQPHIRPIVRGKAGKAVEFGAKLSASYFDGYAFLDHIRWDNFNESGDLKTQIESFKNYTGYYPESVHVDKIYRKRENRSWCKERGIRISGVPLGRPPKNVSKEKKKQALQDERIRNCIEGKFGQAKRRFSLSRVMAKLPHTTLTVIAITFLVMNLSTHLSRFFCAFLCLFWKNRHFLAIDITKHYDFASYRQQKLIFNLA
- a CDS encoding LuxR C-terminal-related transcriptional regulator — translated: MIALQALFHAIAQAEDEEALRSHIRAEMSEYFSATRCGLFFFAQIPLANSKLQKAVEIALSPQHNPVARYLLEHHAPVHEGLVVEPKTWRLICPRADHWHVMAGPIVSNGHLVGVVGFTRQQGMPTFDSQNLIDLSALCLHISTWVARVKSQHPLLLQTERLTPREMQIAQLVAQGQTNAEISAELWITENSVKQALKRMFRKLEVSSRTQMVAKLSTISK
- a CDS encoding type II toxin-antitoxin system RelE family toxin — encoded protein: MTDQPFIQVEASATFNRNLRTLAKKYRSIRNDIQPVIEQLQQGELPGDQIPGVSYAIFKLRVRNSDAQKGKSGGYRLIYYVKTATGIILLTVYTKSEQVDIAAKDIQSIIAEYEQQTINDEERDI
- a CDS encoding Uma2 family endonuclease, translated to MIAQPETKHYTVEEYLELEIASDIRNEYRDGEIIPMTGGTPDHNDITSNLVAILKAALRGKPYRVFILDQRLWIPDANLYTYPDAMVLPKPLELQTGRKDTVVNPCFIAEVLSKSTQNYDRGDKFVAYRQIPTFQEYLLIDQYRIHVEHHVKTAAHQWLFSEYDDPTVTLSLNTFELQIQIAELYENIDFSNV
- a CDS encoding site-2 protease family protein — translated: MNGTIRVGNLFGIPFYIHPSWFLVLGLVTWSYSSGLAAQFPQLSAGLALLLGLMTALMLFASVVAHELGHSFVAIRQGIDVKSITLFIFGGLASLEKESKTPGEAFWVAIAGPIVSLLLCGIVTAIGITTTASGPLAAILGVLASVNLALALFNLIPGLPLDGGNILKAIVWKVTGNPYKGVTFASRVGQIFGWVAILSGVLPLVFFGNADNFWNLLIGFFLLQNAGNAAQFARVQEKLTGLTAEDAVTHDSPIVSGNLSLREFADERVISGQNWHRFLVTDDDGQLVGAIAVDNLRTVPTALWSETQVKEVMRPITESTTVQSDQPLLEVIQLLEEQKLSVLPVIRENGVLVGILEKAAIIQLLQSRTQPNPA
- a CDS encoding sulfurtransferase, translating into MSQYADPSVLVDTQWLENHLNDPNVRIIEVNMSPEPYKNAHIPGAVFWNIFTDLLLPDLKLNLDAIAFERLMARSGITNNTTVIAYGSYPGTGAWIFWLLQVFGHENVKVLNGGYQKWKSEDRPLATELSTFPATDYRARATDPHLRVLHNEVQASIGRSDVYDGLRLRVLLDVRTIQEYCGEWFFDQPPKEGQLTGHIPGAVHLEHTLTLNEDGTFKSFDELKNLYTSKGITADKEVFPYCTIGARSGYIWFVLKYLLGYPNVRNYDGSWNEWSRLPDVAIEK
- a CDS encoding DUF6220 domain-containing protein, translated to MTLNSAIDDTQISGRWIQISFFIAVVFFNLCLATQVFSVGLAYFYNSDWWNLHILLVRGYSGLSIILLIWVFSMPFPSRVQSLTASIPVLLGLQFLTIHLKTSFPLAVFHPLIGFSLFSVSTTLVHRTSQIVFPNHNQDSIGKFQFF